From Onychostoma macrolepis isolate SWU-2019 chromosome 05, ASM1243209v1, whole genome shotgun sequence, one genomic window encodes:
- the sptbn2 gene encoding spectrin family protein isoform X1 has translation MSTISPTDFDSVEIQQQYNDINNRWDIAAETEWDNENSSARLFERSRIKALADEREAVQKKTFTKWVNSHLGRVTCRIGDLYTDLRDGRMLIRLLEVLSGEQLPKPTKGRMRIHCLENVDKALQFLKEQKVHLENMGSHDIVDGNHRLTLGLIWTIILRFQIQDISVETEDNKEKKSAKDALLLWCQMKTAGYPNVNVHNFTTSWRDGLAFNAIVHKHRPDLIDFDNLKRSNAHYNLQNAFNVAEKELGLTKLLDPEDVNVDQPDEKSIITYVATYYHYFSKMKALAVEGKRIGKVLDYAIEADQLIEKYETLASELLQWIEQTIVTLNDRQLANSLNGVQNQLQAFNTYRTVEKPPKFTEKGNLEVLLFTIQSKMRANNQKVYMPREGKLISDINKAWERLEKAEHERELALRNELIRQEKLEMLAARFDRKAAMRETWLSENQRLVSQDNFGVELGAVEAATRKHEAIETDIQAYGERVAAVEAVARELEAEGYHEVRRILARRDNVLRLWEYLKELLAARRERLFAHRDLQRLLQEMSYIMDWMEDMKSRLQSQDSGKHLHDVEDLLQKHTLVEADISAQAERVKAVQAAAKRFTSDEQSYKPCDPSLVEEKVDLLGRAYGELGQLAADRRARLDDSRRLWQFLWELGEEAAWIREQEQILSGGDYGKDLSSALHFLSKHEAFRDEMAARYGPLGNSIAGGEALVKEGHFGAPEVTERIKDVRAQWSHLEETSQLREEGLKESVAFHQFQTDANDMEAWILETLRQVSSQELGHDEFSTQTLARKQREVEEEIQSHRSLIDSLHEQASTLPEAYAQSPQVEGRLPAIEQRYEELEGLSSSWQQALDGALALYRMFSEASACQLWVGEKEQWLHNMEIPTKLEDLEVVQQRFETLEPEMNTLGARISDVNQVAQQLLGSDNRNKEQIDQTQNQLNKRWSDFQSLANQRKQALDSALNIQNYHLECNEIKSWMKEKTKVIESTQSLGNDLAGVMALQRKLTGMERDLEAIQGKLDDLRSEAEKLASEHPEEEEEIKGRLAEIQEVWEELRATMKRREESLGEASKLQGFLRDLDDFQAWLSRTQTTVASEDTPTSLAEAERLLAQHEAIKNEVDNYREDYEKMRATGAEVTQGQTDAQYMFLAQRLQALDTGWHELRRMWESRHCVLAQAFDFQTLLRDAKQAEGFLNSQEYVLSHTEMPSSLQGAVEAIKKHEDFLTTMEANEEKINGVVESGRRLISDGNTYADKIQEKTDSIQERHQKNKQAANELLAKLKDNRELQHFLQDGQELTLWINEKMLTAQDMSYDEARNLHSKWQKHQAFMAELASNKDWLDKIDKEGQVLVKEKPELEQTVSETMSSLQKQWEDLESTTQAKAQCLFDANRAELFTQSCSALDSWLQNISSQLQSDDFGKDLTSVNILLKKHQMLEHQMEVREKEVQSLQSQALALAQEDSGIVEVDGQQRRVTDSFSELQDPLRQRRQRLLASKEAHQFNRDLEDEILWVKERMPLATSTDHGKDLPSVQLLIKKNQTLQKEIQGHQPRIDDIQAHGRNMSPEKESEMDRERRAALDGRLAELRELWALLISETEKRNLRLEEANRAQQFYADAAEAEAWMGEQELHMMSEEKAKDEQSALVMVKKHQILEQALEDYAQTIHQLANSSRLMVNSEHPESERITLRQAQVDKLYAGLKDLAEERRGKLQERLRLTQLKREVDDLEQWIAEREVVAGSHELGQDYEHVTMLRDKFREFARDTSTIGQERVDAVNAQADELIESGHPENASVAEWKDGLNEAWADLLELIDTRTQMLAASYELHRFHQDAREALGLIREKKETLAGAELGRDLNTVQHLLRQHTAYEHDVQALSGQVTQVQDDAARLQKAYAGEKADDIHRHERAVTEAWEGLQSATQARRLLLLDTVEKFRFLNMVRDLMLWMEGINLQIQSHDSPRDVSSAGLVIANHQDIKSEIETRVDSFTACNEMGRTLINNNHYASDEVQEKLDQLQAKRTEINQKWQEKMDHLQIVLEVLQFSRDASMAESWLAGQEPLVRAAELGSNVDEVESLIKRHEAFEKLAAGWEDRFTLLEKLTTLEEQEIQRRREEEERARRPPTPPPVEEVVQSEINDSAARTSLDQTTLNQSVSVNGVYSDQDTSQHVLVNQGSESESVNGPGRDSGLDSASRQDPSATLPGRGGAEASTETMEGILCRKQEMESHNKKAATRSWQNVYCVLRKGSLGFYKDNKSASNGIPYHGEVPISLSEAVCEVAHDYKKRKHVFKLRLGDGKEFLFQAKDEPEMSSWIRAIQSSLSSTERSPGGTRGLSRAMTMPPMSPSSGDAGGVTMRNKDGKERDREKRFSFFGKKK, from the exons ATGAGCACCATCTCACCGACTGATTTTGATAGCGTTGAGATCCAGCAGCAGTACAACGACATCAACAACCGCTGGGACATCGCAGCTGAAACAGAGTGGGATAATGAGAACAGTTCTGCACGTCTGTTTGAGCGTTCACGCATTAAAGCTCTCGCAg ATGAGAGAGAAGCAGTGCAGAAGAAGACCTTCACAAAATGGGTGAACTCTCACCTGGGCCGTGTGACCTGCAGGATTGGTGACCTCTACACCGACCTCCGCGATGGACGTATGCTTATCCGACTGCTGGAGGTCCTCTCTGGGGAACAACTG CCAAAGCCCACCAAGGGCCGTATGCGCATCCACTGTCTGGAGAACGTTGACAAGGCTCTGCAATTCCTGAAGGAACAAAAGGTTCATCTGGAGAATATGGGTTCTCATGACATTGTCGACGGAAACCACCGCCTCACACTTGGACTCATTTGGACCATAATCCTCCGCTTCCAG ATCCAAGACATTAGCGTTGAGACAGAGGACAACAAAGAGAAGAAATCAGCCAAAGATGCTCTGCTGCTGTGGTGTCAGATGAAGACTGCAGG GTACCCAAATGTCAATGTCCACAACTTTACCACCAGCTGGAGAGATGGTCTAGCGTTCAATGCCATAGTGCACAAACACAG GCCAGACTTGATTGACTTTGATAATCTTAAGCGCTCTAATGCCCACTATAACCTGCAGAATGCCTTTAATGTGGCAGAGAAGGAGCTGGGTCTTACCAAGCTACTGGATCCAGAGG ATGTGAATGTTGATCAGCCTGATGAGAAGTCCATCATCACATATGTGGCCACATACTACCACTACTTCAGCAAGATGAAGGCGCTCGCCGTAGAGGGCAAGAGAATCGGCAAG GTGCTGGACTATGCTATCGAAGCAGATCAGCTGATAGAGAAATATGAGACTCTGGCCTCAGAGCTGCTGCAGTGGATTGAACAAACCATCGTTACCCTTAATGACCGTCAACTCGCTAACTCACTCAATGGGGTTCAGAACCAGCTACAGGCCTTCAATACATACCGCACCGTGGAGAAACCACCTAA ATTCACTGAAAAGGGAAATTTGGAGGTTTTGCTCTTCACCATTCAAAGTAAGATGAGAGCAAACAATCAGAAAGTCTACATGCCACGAGAGGGAAAACTCATCTCTGACATCAACAAG GCATGGGAGAGGCTGGAGAAAGCGGAACACGAGAGGGAGTTGGCACTGAGAAATGAGCTGATTCGTCAGGAGAAGCTGGAGATGTTAGCCGCACGTTTTGACCGCAAAGCAGCCATGAGAGAAACCTGGCTTAGCGAAAATCAGCGGCTAGTCTCACAG GACAATTTTGGTGTTGAACTGGGTGCTGTGGAAGCAGCTACTCGCAAACATGAGGCCATCGAGACAGACATCCAGGCGTATGGTGAGCGCGTAGCAGCTGTAGAAGCTGTTGCTCGAGAACTGGAGGCGGAGGGATATCATGAAGTGCGGCGCATACTGGCACGGAGGGATAACGTCCTCAGACTGTGGGAGTATCTGAAGGAACTACTTGCGGCACGGAGAGAGAGGCTGTTTGCACACAGAGACCTGCAGCGCCTCCTACAGGAGATGAGCTACATCATGGACTGGATGGAAGACATGAAG agTCGCCTGCAATCTCAAGACAGTGGAAAACACCTTCATGATGTGGAGGACTtgctgcagaaacacacacttgTGGAAGCTGATATATCCGCACAGGCTGAGCGAGTCAAAGCCGTGCAGGCTGCTGCGAAGAGATTTACTTCAGATGAACAGA GTTATAAGCCATGTGACCCCTCTCTGGTTGAAGAGAAGGTGGATCTTCTGGGCCGAGCGTACGGAGAACTTGGGCAGCTGGCAGCAGATCGACGAGCTCGACTGGATGACTCGCGAAGGCTGTGGCAGTTCCTGTGGGAACTGGGAGAGGAAGCCGCCTGGATCCGAGAGCAGGAGCAGATCTTGTCTGGAGGAGACTACGGAAAGGACTTAAGCTCCGCTCTTCACTTTCTGTCTAAACATGAGGCCTTCAGGGATGAGATGGCAGCCCGCTATGGCCCTCTGGGGAACAGCATTGCTGGTGGAGAGGCCCTGGTGAAGGAAGGCCACTTTGGAGCACCTGAGGTGACAGAGCGAATCAAGGATGTGAGAGCACAGTGGTCGCACCTGGAAGAG ACCTCACAGCTGCGTGAGGAGGGACTGAAAGAGTCTGTAGCTTTCCATCAGTTCCAGACAGATGCCAACGACATGGAGGCCTGGATACTTGAAACACTAAGACAG GTGTCTAGTCAAGAACTTGGCCATGATGAGTTTTCTACACAAACACTGGCCAGGAAGCAGAGAGAAGTGGAGGAGGAAATTCAAAGTCACAGATCACTCATCGACTCACTACATGAACAGGCCTCAACACTGCCTGAAGCATATGCACAGTCTCCACAG GTGGAGGGCCGACTCCCAGCAATAGAGCAGCGCTATGAAGAGTTAGAGGGGCTATCGTCATCATGGCAACAGGCCTTAGATGGCGCGCTTGCATTGTATCGCATGTTTAGTGAAGCTAGTGCCTGCCAGCTTTGGGTTGGAGAAAAAGAACAGTGGCTGCACAACATGGAGATTCCCACCAAACTAGAGGATCTGGAGGTGGTCCAGCAGAG GTTTGAAACTCTGGAGCCTGAGATGAACACACTGGGTGCTCGCATTTCTGATGTCAATCAAGTGGCTCAACAGCTTCTTGGATCAGACAACCGCAACAAAGAGCAGATAGACCAGACACAGAATCAACTCAATAAGAG GTGGTCTGATTTCCAGAGTCTGGCCAACCAGCGCAAACAAGCTCTGGATTCAGCACTCAATATCCAGAACTATCATCTAGAGTGTAATGAGATCAAGAGCTGGATGAAGGAGAAGACCAAAGTCATTGAGTCCACACAGAGCCTTGGAAATGACCTGGCTGGCGTCATGGCCCTGCAGCGTAAGCTTACTGGTATGGAGAGAGACCTGGAGGCTATACAG GGTAAGCTGGATGACCTGCGTTCTGAGGCTGAGAAGTTGGCATCTGAGCACcccgaggaggaggaggagatcaAGGGTCGACTGGCTGAAATCCAGGAGGTGTGGGAGGAGCTTCGAGCCACCATGAAACGGCGCGAGGAGTCATTGGGCGAAGCCTCTAAGCTTCAAGGCTTCCTTAGAGATCTTGATGACTTCCAGGCCTGGCTGTCTCGTACACAGACCACCGTGGCATCCGAGGACACACCTACATCTCTGGCGGAAGCAGAGCGTCTGCTGGCTCAGCATGAGGCCATAAAGAATGAAGTAGATAATTACAGAGAAGATTATGAGAAGATGAGAGCTACTGGAGCTGAG GTGACTCAGGGACAGACTGATGCCCAGTACATGTTCCTAGCTCAGCGGCTGCAAGCGTTGGACACTGGCTGGCATGAGCTGAGGAGAATGTGGGAGAGCCGCCACTGTGTCCTCGCTCAGGCCTTTGATTTCCAAACCTTGCTACGAGATGCAAAACAAGCAGAGGGTTTCCTCAATAGCCAG GAGTATGTTTTGTCACACACAGAGATGCCCTCCAGCCTACAAGGGGCTGTAGAGGCCATCAAGAAACACGAAGACTTCCTCACCACCATGGAAGCCAATGAAGAAAAGATCAACGGCGTGGTTGAGTCTGGACGGAGACTAATTTCAGATGGCAACACCTATGCAGACAAGATCCAGGAGAAGACAGACTCCATTCAGGAGAG GCACCAGAAGAACAAACAAGCTGCCAATGAGCTGCTGGCTAAACTGAAGGACAACAGAGAGCTGCAGCACTTCCTACAGGATGGACAAGAG CTGACTTTGTggataaatgagaaaatgttgACAGCTCAGGACATGTCCTATGATGAGGCTAGAAACCTCCACAGCAAGTGGCAGAAGCACCAGGCCTTCATGGCTGAGCTAGCCTCCAATAAAGACTGGCTGGACAAGATTGACAAG GAGGGTCAGGTGTTAGTAAAGGAGAAGCCTGAGCTGGAGCAAACGGTATCAGAGACTATGAGCAGCCTGCAGAAGCAGTGGGAGGATCTAGAGAGCACCACTCAAGCCAAAGCTCAGTGTCTGTTTGACGCTAACAGAGCTGAACTTTTCACGCAAAGCTGCTCGGCTCTGGACTCCTGGCTCCAGAACATCTCATCTCAACTCCAAAGTGATGACTTTGGAAAAGATCTCACCAGTGTCAACATCCTGCTCAAGAAACACCAG atGCTGGAGCATCAGATGGAGGTGCGTGAGAAAGAGGTCCAGTCTCTGCAGTCACAGGCTCTGGCCTTGGCTCAAGAGGATTCTGGGATAGTGGAGGTGGATGGGCAACAGAGAAGGGTGACAGACAGCTTCTCTGAACTGCAGGACCCTCTAAGACAGCGGAGGCAGCGTCTTCTTGCTTCAAAAGAGGCTCATCAATTCAACAGAGACCTGGAGGATGAAATT TTATGGGTAAAGGAGAGGATGCCTCTCGCCACGTCCACAGACCACGGTAAAGATCTTCCCAGTGTCCAGCTGCTCATCAAAAAGAATCAG ACTCTGCAGAAAGAGATTCAGGGTCATCAGCCCCGTATCGATGACATCCAGGCTCATGGTAGGAACATGTCCCCTGAGAAGGAGTCAGAGATGGACAGGGAGAGGAGAGCTGCTCTTGATGGGCGTCTGGCAGAGCTCAGGGAATTGTGGGCTCTTTTGATTTCTGAGACAGAAAAGAGGAACTTGAGGCTAGAAGAGGCTAACCGAGCACAGCAGTTTTACGCAGATGCTGCAGAGGCTGAGGCCTGGATGGGAGAACAAGAGCTTCATATGATGTCAGAGGAAAAGGCGAAG GATGAGCAGAGTGCTTTGGTGATGGTGAAGAAACACCAGATTCTGGAGCAGGCTCTAGAGGACTATGCTCAAACCATCCACCAGCTGGCCAATAGCAGCAGACTTATGGTGAATAGTGAACACCCAGAGAG TGAAAGAATCACTCTGAGGCAGGCCCAGGTGGATAAACTGTATGCAGGGTTGAAGGATCTGGCAGAAGAGCGGAGGGGAAAACTGCAGGAGAGACTGAGACTGACCCAGCTGAAGAGAGAGGTGGATGATTTGGAGCAGTGGATCGCTGAAAGAGAGGTTGTTGCTGGGTCTCACGAACTCGGACAAGATTACGAACATGTGACG ATGTTGCGAGATAAGTTCCGGGAGTTTGCGCGGGACACCAGCACAATTGGCCAGGAGCGTGTGGATGCAGTGAACGCTCAGGCAGATGAACTTATTGAGTCTGGACATCCGGAAAACGCCAGTGTGGCTGAGTGGAAGGACGGGCTCAATGAGGCCTGGGCTGACCTGCTGGAGCTCAttgacacacgcacacagatgCTTGCCGCCTCGTATGAGCTGCACCGCTTCCATCAGGACGCCCGGGAAGCTCTGGGGCTCATACGGGAGAAGAAGGAGACACTAGCAGGGGCCGAACTCGGACGGGACCTGAACACTGTCCAACACTTGCTTAGACAGCATACAGCATATGAGCATGATGTACAGGCACTCAGTGGGCAG GTCACACAGGTTCAAGACGATGCTGCACGTCTGCAGAAAGCGTACGCTGGAGAGAAAGCTGATGATATCCATCGCCACGAGCGTGCCGTAACAGAGGCCTGGGAGGGGCTTCAATCTGCCACTCAAGCAAGACGGCTACTCCTATTGGACACAGTGGAGAAGTTCAGATTCTTAAACATGGTCAGAGACCTAATGCTGTGGATGGAGGGAATCAACTTACAGATCCAGTCACATGACAGCCCAAG GGACGTCTCCTCAGCTGGTCTGGTCATCGCCAACCATCAGGATATTAAGTCTGAGATAGAGACCAGAGTGGACAGCTTTACTGCATGCAATGAAATGGGACGCACCCTCATCAACAACAACCACTATGCTTCAGATGAG GTTCAAGAGAAATTGGATCAGCTTCAGGCCAAACGCACTGAAATTAATCAGAAGTGGCAAGAGAAAATGGACCACTTACAGATCG tTCTGGAGGTGTTACAGTTCAGCAGGGATGCGTCTATGGCCGAGTCGTGGCTGGCAGGACAGGAACCACTGGTCAGGGCAGCAGAATTGGGCTCTAACGTAGACGAGGTTGAGAGTCTTATCAAACGCCATGAAGCCTTTGAGAAACTGGCTGCTGGCTGGGAAGATCGTTTCACACTGCTAGAAAAGCTCACCACG CTGGAGGAACAGGAAATTCAAAGAAGAAGGGAAGAGGAAGAGAGGGCCCGACGACCACCCACACCTCCCCCTGTGGAGGAGGTAGTACAGTCTGAGATAAACGATTCTGCTGCAAG